A single window of Ananas comosus cultivar F153 linkage group 17, ASM154086v1, whole genome shotgun sequence DNA harbors:
- the LOC109723031 gene encoding fructose-bisphosphate aldolase, chloroplastic, whose amino-acid sequence MASASLLKSSFLPKRSEWVAARPSAAQPMAVSFTVRAGSYSDELVKTAKSVASPGRGILAMDESNATCGKRLASIGLENTEANRQAYRTLLVAAPGLGQYISGAILFEETLYQSTTDGKKIVDVLVEQNIMPGIKVDKGLVPLVGSNNESWCQGLDGLASRCAAYYQQGARFAKWRTVVSIPNGPSALAVKEAAWGLARYAAIAQDNGLVPIVEPEILLDGEHGIERTFEVSQNVWAEVFFYLAENNVMFEGILLKPSMVTPGAECKEKATPEQVAEYTLKLLHRRIPPAVPGIMFLSGGQSEVEATQNLNAMNQSPNPWHVSFSYARALQNTCLKTWGGRQENVKAAQDALLTRAKANSLAQLGKYTGEGESAEAKEGMFVKGYSY is encoded by the exons ATGGCTTCTGCCTCTCTCCTTAAGTCATCTTTCCTCCCCAAGAGGTCCGAATGGGTCGCGGCACGTCCGTCGGCCGCCCAGCCCATGGCGGTCTCCTTCACCGTCCGTGCCGGTTCGTACTCCGATGAGCTCGTCAAGACCGCG AAAAGCGTGGCGTCGCCGGGGAGAGGCATATTGGCCATGGACGAATCCAACGCCACCTGCGGAAAGAGACTGGCATCGATCGGCCTGGAGAACACCGAGGCCAACCGCCAGGCTTACAGGACCCTGCTGGTCGCCGCACCCGGATTGGGTCAGTACATCTCTGGTGCTATCCTCTTTGAGGAGACACTCTACCAGTCAACCACAGATGGGAAGAAGATAGTTGATGTCCTTGTTGAGCAGAACATCATGCCAGGGATCAAGGTTGACAAG GGTCTTGTACCACTTGTTGGCTCAAACAACGAATCCTGGTGCCAAGGATTGGATGGCTTGGCGTCAAGGTGCGCGGCGTACTACCAACAAGGCGCCCGCTTCGCCAAATG GCGTACAGTTGTCAGCATTCCAAATGGCCCGTCAGCGCTAGCAGTGAAGGAAGCGGCTTGGGGACTCGCGCGATATGCCGCCATTGCCCAA GATAATGGATTGGTTCCTATAGTCGAGCCCGAAATCCTCCTTGACGGAGAGCATGGGATTGAGAGGACATTCGAGGTATCTCAGAACGTGTGGGCTGAGGTGTTCTTCTACTTGGCCGAGAACAATGTCATGTTCGAAGGCATCCTCCTTAAGCCTAGCATGGTCACCCCTGGCGCCGAGTGCAAAGAGAAAGCCACCCCAGAACAAGTTGCTGAGTACACCCTCAAGCTCCTCCACAGAAGAATCCCTCCTGCTGTTCCAGGCATTATG TTCCTTTCTGGTGGACAATCTGAGGTTGAGGCCACCCAGAACTTGAATGCCATGAACCAGAGCCCCAACCCGTGGCACGTGTCATTCTCGTACGCGAGGGCACTGCAGAACACTTGCCTCAAGACATGGGGAGGGAGACAGGAGAACGTCAAGGCCGCGCAGGACGCTCTCCTTACCCGAGCCAAGGCTAACTCGCTGGCTCAGCTCGGGAAATACACCGGAGAGGGTGAGTCTGCGGAGGCCAAGGAGGGGATGTTTGTGAAGGGCTACAGCTATTAA
- the LOC109723033 gene encoding integrator complex subunit 3 homolog, whose product MGSIKMDELKRMEIDFCIKALRQSFDLCFRIGRDLVRLLQDLVHIPEFRDLWKDLLFDPTKFKFMGFNDFSDLYRLKTPSHYLSLRITPEMETQLRFLLTHVKWGSQKRYQQWFAKKHLNWPSSETLIPDIVRFVCCSHHPSNEIIQSNVISRWAVIGWLLKCCKRSYFEANAKLALFYDWLFFDEKVDNVMNVEPAMLLMVNSITQYAEITHTLMEFLFLLVDNYDAERREVIVRGALSAFDVMVRRGVVSSLEPLTSSELISPLLREKLSSFLSSSSGGVSIPSQEEESAENKC is encoded by the coding sequence ATGGGTAGCATCAAAATGGATGAATTGAAGCGTATGGAGATCGATTTCTGTATCAAGGCGTTGAGACAAAGCTTTGATTTGTGCTTTAGGATCGGAAGGGATCTCGTTCGCCTTCTCCAGGACCTGGTCCACATTCCTGAGTTCAGAGATTTGTGGAAGGATCTATTGTTTGATCCTACCAAGTTTAAATTCATGGGTTTTAATGATTTCTCCGATCTCTATCGATTAAAGACCCCAAGTCACTACCTTTCGCTCCGGATCACCCCGGAGATGGAGACCCAGTTGAGGTTTCTACTCACCCACGTGAAATGGGGGAGCCAAAAGAGATACCAACAGTGGTTTGCGAAGAAGCACTTGAATTGGCCCAGCAGTGAGACTCTTATACCAGATATAGTTCGATTCGTATGCTGTTCTCATCACCCTTCAAATGAGATTATCCAATCCAATGTGATCTCGAGGTGGGCGGTGATCGGTTGGCTTCTCAAGTGCTGCAAAAGAAGCTACTTTGAGGCCAATGCGAAGCTCGCGTTGTTCTACGATTGGTTGTTCTTCGATGAGAAGGTGGATAATGTTATGAATGTTGAGCCTGCGATGCTTCTGATGGTGAATTCGATAACGCAGTATGCGGAGATCACTCACACTCTGATGGAGTTTTTGTTTCTGTTGGTGGATAATTATGATGCCGAGAGAAGGGAAGTGATCGTTCGCGGAGCTTTGTCAGCATTTGATGTGATGGTGAGGAGAGGAGTGGTTAGTTCTCTGGAGCCTTTAACTTCTTCTGAGCTGATTTCGCCATTGCTTAGAGAGAAGCTAAGTAGCTTTCTTTCAAGTTCGAGTGGAGGTGTATCTATTCCCTCTCAAGAAGAAGAGTCAGCAGAAAACAAATGCTAA
- the LOC109723030 gene encoding calcium-dependent protein kinase 28-like: MNQSGPPHPPPSSSSSSSSKPSSVLPYKTPNLRDRYRIGKKLGQGQFGTTYLCVDKSDGAEYACKSIPKRKLLCREDYEDVWREIQIMHHLSEHPNVVRIRGAYEDALFVHLVMELCAGGELFDRIIQKGHYSERKAAHLIRTIIGVVEACHSLGVMHRDLKPENFLFASADEDAALKATDFGLSVFYKPGDTFSDVVGSPYYVAPEVLRKCYGPEADVWSAGVILYILLSGVPPFWAETEAGIFRQILQGRLDFESEPWPGISDSAKDLIRNMLNRDPKKRFTAHDVLCDPWIVDDTVAPDRPLDSAVLSRLKQFSAMNKLKKMALRVIAESLSEEEIGGLRELFKMIDTDNSGTITFDELKDGMRRVGSELMESEIQALMDAADIDNSGTIDYGEFLAATVHMNKLEREENLHSAFSYFDKDGSGYITIDELSQACREFGLTDVHLEEMIKEIDQDNDGQIDYSEFAAMMRKGNGGVGRRTMRNNLHVNLGDVFKTGEH; the protein is encoded by the exons ATGAACCAGTCGGGCCCCCCCCACcctcccccttcttcttcttcttcttcttcctccaaaCCCTCCTCCGTTCTCCCCTACAAAACCCCCAATTTGAGAGACCGTTACCGCATCGGGAAGAAGCTGGGGCAGGGCCAGTTCGGGACGACGTACCTCTGCGTCGACAAATCCGATGGCGCCGAGTACGCGTGCAAATCCATCCCCAAGCGCAAGCTCCTGTGCCGCGAGGACTACGAGGACGTGTGGCGCGAGATCCAAATCATGCACCATTTGTCCGAGCACCCCAACGTGGTGCGCATCAGGGGCGCCTACGAGGACGCCCTGTTCGTGCACCTCGTCATGGAGCTGTGCGCCGGTGGGGAGCTCTTCGACCGGATCATACAGAAGGGCCACTACAGCGAGCGCAAGGCGGCGCATCTCATCCGCACCATCATCGGCGTCGTCGAGGCCTGCCACTCCCTCGGCGTCATGCACCGAGACCTCAAGCCCGAGAACTTCCTCTTCGCCAGCGCCGACGAGGACGCCGCCCTCAAGGCCACTGATTTCGGCCTCTCCGTGTTCTACAAGCCCG GTGATACATTCTCTGATGTAGTTGGGAGTCCTTATTATGTTGCGCCTGAGGTACTTCGAAAATGCTATGGCCCAGAAGCAGATGTTTGGAGTGCTGGGgtcattttatacattttactaAGTGGAGTTCCACCTTTTTGGGCAG AAACTGAAGCGGGAATCTTCAGACAGATTTTACAAGGGCGTCTTGATTTTGAGTCCGAGCCGTGGCCTGGAATCTCCGATAGTGCTAAAGACCTCATTCGGAATATGCTAAATAGGGATCCAAAGAAGAGATTTACAGCTCATGATGTCTTAT GTGACCCGTGGATTGTTGATGATACAGTGGCGCCTGATAGACCTCTTGATTCTGCTGTTTTATCACGGCTGAAGCAGTTCTCGGCGATGAACAAACTAAAGAAGATGGCTTTGCGG GTGATCGCAGAAAGCCTCTCGGAGGAAGAGATTGGTGGCCTTAGAGAGTTGTTCAAAATGATCGACACAGACAACAGTGGGACAATAACATTTGATGAACTGAAGGATGGCATGAGAAGAGTGGGTTCAGAACTGATGGAGTCTGAAATACAGGCTCTCATGGATGCG GCTGATATTGACAACAGTGGCACTATTGACTATGGAGAATTCCTCGCTGCTACTGTACACATGAATAAGTTGGAGAGGGAGGAAAACTTACATTCGGCCTTCTCATACTTTGACAAGGATGGGAGCGGTTATATAACCATCGATGAACTCTCACAAGCATGCCGAGAATTCGGCCTCACTGATGTCCATCTGGAAGAgatgatcaaagaaattgatcAGGATAAT GATGGACAAATCGATTACAGCGAGTTTGCGGCGATGATGAGAAAGGGCAATGGTGGAGTAGGAAGGAGGACGATGAGAAACAACTTGCATGTTAATTTGGGTGATGTCTTTAAGACCGGAGAACACTAA